A region from the Paraburkholderia youngii genome encodes:
- a CDS encoding fumarylacetoacetate hydrolase family protein yields the protein MKLASLKDGTRDGQLIVVSRDLHTAAIADTIAPTLQRVLDDWAFYAPQLHDLYDALNQGRARNSFSFDAKECMAPLPRAFQWADGSSYVNHVELVRRARGAEMPPEFWTDPLMYQGGSDDFIGPRDDIVCASEQYGIDFEAEVAVITGDVPMGATPDQALRGVRLVALVNDVSLRHLIPAELAKGFGFFQSKPATSFAPVAVTPDELGEHWREGRVHRPMIVHWNGRKVGQPDAGTDMVFHFGQLIAHAAKTRNLRAGSIVGSGTVSNKDAKRGYCCIAEKRCLETIEHGAPQTEFMKYGDTVKIEMFDDAGKSIFGAIEQSIAPLE from the coding sequence ATGAAACTTGCCTCGCTGAAGGACGGCACGCGCGACGGTCAACTGATCGTCGTGTCCCGCGACCTGCACACGGCGGCCATCGCCGACACGATCGCGCCCACGCTGCAGCGCGTGCTCGACGACTGGGCCTTCTACGCGCCGCAACTGCACGACCTCTACGATGCGCTGAACCAGGGCCGCGCGCGCAACAGCTTTTCGTTCGACGCTAAAGAGTGCATGGCGCCGTTGCCGCGCGCGTTCCAGTGGGCCGACGGTTCATCGTACGTGAACCATGTCGAACTCGTGCGGCGCGCACGCGGCGCGGAAATGCCGCCCGAATTCTGGACCGACCCGCTGATGTACCAGGGCGGCAGCGACGACTTCATCGGCCCGCGCGACGACATCGTGTGCGCATCGGAACAGTACGGCATCGACTTCGAGGCGGAAGTCGCGGTCATCACCGGTGACGTGCCGATGGGCGCGACGCCCGACCAGGCGCTGCGCGGCGTGCGGCTGGTTGCGCTCGTCAACGACGTGTCATTGCGCCACCTGATCCCCGCCGAACTCGCGAAGGGCTTCGGCTTTTTCCAGAGCAAGCCGGCCACGTCGTTCGCGCCGGTTGCGGTGACGCCCGACGAGCTCGGCGAACACTGGCGCGAAGGCCGCGTGCATCGGCCGATGATCGTCCACTGGAACGGCAGGAAAGTCGGCCAGCCCGACGCGGGCACCGATATGGTGTTTCACTTCGGTCAGCTGATCGCCCATGCGGCGAAAACGCGCAATCTGCGGGCTGGTTCGATCGTCGGTTCGGGCACGGTGTCGAACAAGGACGCGAAGCGCGGCTACTGCTGTATCGCGGAGAAGCGCTGCCTCGAAACGATCGAGCACGGCGCGCCGCAAACGGAGTTCATGAAGTACGGCGACACCGTGAAGATCGAAATGTTCGACGACGCGGGCAAGTCGATTTTCGGTGCGATCGAGCAGAGCATCGCGCCGCTCGAATGA
- a CDS encoding ABC transporter substrate-binding protein: MPRFNFPADGHRRADASLVQARTSARGSYQRGRRFARRAATLCAALVCALPLTSFAQVKIGLVLSLTGPAASLGIPARDTVALLPKQIGGQNVEYIVLDDASDTTQAVQDTKKLISENHVDAIIGSSITPNSLAMIDVVAEGETPMISLASSAKIIEPVDAKRRWVFKTPQTDAMMASAIAEHASGHGVKTIAFIGQADALGETFYAEVAKFAQLHHIDVVASERFNRTDPSVTGQVLKILATHPDAVVVGAAGTPAALPPKTLRERGYKGVIYHNHGVGNNDFLRVCGADCNGTYLPASPVLVAAQLPADHPARRLALEYIARFEAQHGAGSVSAFGSYTSDANALLEHAIPLALKSGAPGTPAFRRALRDALEGTRGLADTNGVVNMSAADHLGLDQRARVMVEITNGKWLYQPH, from the coding sequence ATGCCGCGATTCAACTTCCCCGCAGATGGACATCGACGCGCTGATGCGTCACTCGTTCAAGCGCGCACGAGCGCGCGCGGCTCGTATCAACGCGGCCGGCGCTTCGCGCGGCGCGCCGCGACGCTGTGCGCCGCGCTCGTCTGCGCGTTGCCGCTGACATCGTTCGCGCAGGTGAAGATCGGTCTCGTGTTGTCGCTGACCGGACCGGCCGCATCGCTCGGCATTCCCGCGCGCGACACGGTCGCGCTGCTGCCGAAACAGATTGGCGGGCAAAACGTCGAGTACATCGTGCTCGACGATGCCTCGGACACGACCCAGGCCGTGCAGGACACCAAGAAGCTGATCAGCGAGAATCACGTCGACGCGATCATCGGCTCATCGATCACGCCGAATTCGCTCGCGATGATCGACGTGGTCGCCGAGGGCGAAACGCCGATGATCTCGCTCGCGTCGTCCGCGAAAATCATCGAACCGGTCGATGCGAAACGTCGCTGGGTCTTCAAGACGCCGCAGACCGACGCGATGATGGCCTCGGCGATCGCCGAGCATGCGAGCGGACACGGCGTGAAGACGATCGCGTTCATCGGCCAGGCAGACGCGCTCGGCGAGACCTTCTACGCCGAGGTCGCGAAGTTCGCGCAGTTGCATCACATCGACGTGGTCGCGAGCGAGCGCTTCAATCGCACCGATCCGAGCGTGACCGGCCAGGTGCTGAAGATTCTCGCGACTCACCCCGACGCGGTGGTGGTCGGCGCGGCCGGCACGCCTGCCGCGCTGCCGCCGAAAACGCTGCGCGAGCGCGGCTACAAAGGCGTCATCTATCACAACCACGGCGTCGGCAATAACGACTTCCTGCGCGTGTGCGGAGCCGATTGCAACGGCACTTACCTGCCCGCGAGCCCGGTGCTGGTCGCCGCGCAATTGCCGGCCGATCATCCGGCCAGGCGCCTCGCGCTCGAATACATCGCGCGCTTCGAGGCGCAGCACGGCGCGGGCAGCGTGTCGGCGTTCGGTTCGTACACCTCGGACGCGAACGCGTTGCTCGAGCACGCAATTCCGCTTGCGTTGAAGAGCGGTGCGCCAGGCACGCCGGCGTTTCGCCGCGCGCTGCGCGATGCGCTCGAAGGAACCCGCGGTCTCGCGGATACCAACGGCGTCGTCAACATGAGCGCGGCCGATCATCTCGGGCTCGATCAGCGCGCGCGCGTGATGGTCGAAATCACTAATGGCAAGTGGCTCTATCAGCCGCATTGA
- a CDS encoding IclR family transcriptional regulator, with protein MTMEGIYSTMVNRRGPRCACSSSLSLSPPPLRAYYDYRTRCPRLLHMSANARSGTIRTRTDPASADELPDPADATDATGVDDEAGEPGEEKLRSGIQSIEVGFRLLDVLTHEPRAMMLRDLAQRAGMSPAKAHRYLVSFLRLGVVAQDPLSGRYELGGFALQLGLARLARVDGVKLARIALAELRDRLDLTVGIAVWGNQGPTMVHWMESSYPAKASLKLGDVMPLLSSATGLLFAAYLPSGKTEAMIERELADSRRSSHSGAPRTREDVDKVLAEVREHEAARVEGMLLPTIHAFSMPVFDSTGELALALVALGHEGGFDIRWGGEIDTALRECARKLSYELGYSAIPRSDNG; from the coding sequence GTGACGATGGAAGGAATCTATTCTACGATGGTGAATCGGCGCGGCCCAAGATGTGCGTGTTCTTCGTCGCTGTCACTGTCACCACCGCCGTTACGCGCCTATTACGATTACCGAACGCGCTGCCCGCGCCTTTTGCACATGTCCGCCAACGCCCGCTCCGGCACGATCCGCACCCGCACCGACCCCGCGTCCGCCGACGAACTGCCCGACCCCGCCGATGCCACCGACGCAACCGGTGTCGATGACGAAGCTGGTGAACCCGGCGAAGAAAAACTGCGCTCGGGCATCCAGTCGATCGAGGTCGGGTTCAGGCTGCTCGACGTGCTGACCCACGAGCCGCGCGCAATGATGCTGCGCGATCTCGCGCAGCGCGCGGGCATGAGTCCGGCGAAGGCGCATCGCTATCTGGTCAGCTTTCTGCGTCTCGGCGTGGTCGCGCAAGACCCGCTGTCCGGCCGCTACGAACTCGGCGGCTTCGCGTTGCAGCTGGGGCTCGCGCGGCTTGCGCGGGTCGACGGTGTGAAGCTCGCGCGCATCGCGCTCGCCGAGTTGCGCGACCGGCTCGATCTGACGGTCGGCATCGCCGTGTGGGGCAATCAGGGGCCGACGATGGTGCACTGGATGGAGTCGAGCTATCCGGCCAAGGCATCGTTGAAACTCGGCGACGTGATGCCCTTGCTGAGTTCCGCGACCGGTCTGCTGTTCGCTGCCTACCTGCCATCCGGCAAGACCGAGGCGATGATCGAGCGCGAGCTGGCCGACTCGCGGCGTTCGTCGCATAGCGGCGCGCCGCGCACCCGCGAAGACGTCGACAAGGTGCTCGCCGAGGTGCGCGAGCACGAGGCCGCGCGAGTCGAAGGCATGCTGCTGCCAACGATCCACGCGTTTTCGATGCCGGTATTCGATTCGACCGGCGAACTCGCACTCGCTCTCGTCGCGCTCGGCCATGAAGGCGGGTTCGATATCCGCTGGGGTGGCGAGATCGATACCGCGCTGCGCGAATGCGCGCGCAAGCTGTCGTACGAACTCGGCTATAGCGCGATCCCGCGTAGCGACAACGGTTGA